A genomic window from Silene latifolia isolate original U9 population chromosome Y, ASM4854445v1, whole genome shotgun sequence includes:
- the LOC141630326 gene encoding uncharacterized protein LOC141630326, with product MRKPELSGRMSKWSMHLSGYDIRYDPRTTIKSQALADFVSAFSLAIQNLADEEILTLKGNKEVEVWKMHIDGASNQRGTGVGLILRSPYGDLIAQAVRCEFKATNNETEYEALILGIQLALELGVRNLQISRDSKMIAYLKVTKDLKQKFRECKLKQVPRDQNVEADALATLGATLKPTDLANIPIAHVLGPSIKKLEEADKGELEDQQDGATVLSNTDGRIADQLAGQADD from the exons ATGAGAAAGCCTGagctgtcaggcagaatgtcaaaatggtccaTGCACCTTAGTGGGTACGACATCAGGTATGATCCAAGAACGACGATAAAGTCGCAGGCACTGGCAGATTTCGTGTCGGCCTTCAGCCTAGCtatccaaaatctggcagatgaGGAAATCCTAACTCTCAAAGGGAACAAGGAGGTAGAAGTCTGGAAGATGcacattgacggagcctccaaccaaagggggacAGGTGTAGGACTGATCTTGCGATCTCCATATGGAGACCTGATAGCACAGGCAGTGCGATGTGAATTTAAGGCGactaacaatgaaacagagtacgagGCCTTAATACTAGGAATacagctagctctggagttaggagTCAGAAACCTGCAG ATATCCAGGGATTCAAAAATGATAGCCTACCTAAAAGTGACAAAAGATCTCAAACAAAAATTCAGAGAATGCAAGCTCAAGCAGGTCCCCAGAGACCAGAATGTGgaggctgatgccctagcaacCCTAGGGGCAACCTTAAAACCAACAGATCTGGCTAACATCCCCATCGCACACGTCTTGGGACCGTCAATCAAAAAATTAGAAGAAGCAGATAAAGGAGAACTGGAAGATCAGCAGGATGGGGCGACAGTTCTATCAAACACAGATGGCCGGATAGCTGACCAGTTAGCTGGCCAGGCAGATGACTGA